The genomic DNA gtgtaatttttaaaaatatgtattctagTTGATCAgatgtttgaaaattaaaacgaaTAGTTGTATGTTTTAGATTACATTTTACATAGGAACCAACTCCCCCACCTCTACCAGATCGATCCTTGTGATAAAAACAGTAGCCAGGGATATTCAGTGCATTAacagataaattattgtttagccACGTCTCGGTTAACATAACAACATCGAAGTCATGTTCAACAACCAATGAGGTAAACTCTTGAAAACCATTGAAAAGCGATCTTACATTGAGTTGTGCAACCTTCATGCTTCATAAGAGAACACAGGTATATACAAGTGTAATAGTATAATATACAAGTGTAATAGTATAATAAGGATTTCTTTAGGAAAAAACTGATAATTATTGTAAGGTCTGCAAATGTCATTTTAGACATAAAGGCTTAAGTATGACAAAAACAGTAAGACTTAGAGAGAGgactttatacaaaaaaaaagatgttccatttaaaataatgaatttggcacctacttccggtataatcGGAAATGCCGCAACTATTATGTTATGTTCCAATCTTGGATTTATTGAATACCCTTCTCACCTTGGTTCTTGGTAGGCATTTCTTATTTCCTGTACCTTTTTGCTTTTGAAAACTCACTAAACTaacagtaaaaaaatcattatcaaGTTTAGTTGTTACAGTCGACTTAAGCCGTTGTCACAATCGAAGCTGCTCACTAAACCTCTAATACACCAAGACGGATGTCTCTCCTACACTCATGGTGACCTAGTAAAGGTCCATAAATGCCTTTAAACTCTGAATCCCAGATAAAAACCTAGAATacttaataaactattttaccCACCTCTACATTGCAAGCATAAGGCTTCTCTCCAGAATGAATCCTAGCATGATTTTTATAATTCGTACTAGCCGCAAAAGCCTTGCCGCAGTTCGGATAATCGCACACGTAAGGCCGTTCCCCGGTATGCGATCTTACATGGACCTTTCTTATATTTGACGTAGTAAACGATTTATCACAGCCTTCGATTGGACATTTAAACGGTTTTTCACCGGTGTGGGTCCGTTTATGTTTCATTAAATCGCCGGAAGTCTTAAAACTTTTGCCACAGTCTAAACACACGTACGGTTTTTCGCCGGTATGCGTACGACCATGGGCGGTCAGACTGTAATTTGTGGCGAATTTTTTGCCGCAACCCTCGAACGGACACGCGTAAGTTTTGCCTTTCACGTGTTGCCGCAAATGAATCTAAAAACGTTTGGTTAGTAAGAAACTTATGTGGCAATCATTGAGTTATTACTGATAAATGATTAGACGTTGCATATCGTTTCTCGCAGCCTTTATAGAGACATTTAAACTCCGTATTAGCTACAACCTGGCCTTCTGCATCCTCTAAGGTATCAACCATCACCATTTCAATTGGTTGTATATTTAAAGAAGCTAAAATGcaatttatatatacatatatttaatgtaataagtTTTATAACCTGTATGTAATGCTAATGTTTCTTCGTTTTCAATGGTGATATTCTGTGGGTCATTTATGAAACTAATTTCCTCAATATCTTGTAGGCTTTCGGACTCTTGGTTACTTTCAAGCACATCATCATTGTTCCcttaaaataaatgatgaaatttatttatggtAGATGTTTGTATAATAGTGCGTTTTTTTAGTATGATTTTAATATAGTGGAAATAATACGAAAGAATGGACTACTATAATAATggacatatttaaaatataaaattgttataacaATTTCCAAGTTTACTGCATACATAATTTTTGTTCCTATCCCACTTAAGATTTTCATCAAAGCAAACACCCAAATCTTTAGCACTTTTCACTGATTCTACAATAAGATCACAGTTGCACGTTTGATGGTTAGCACAATCTGACTTATGTATTCTAAGTATCCTGTATACCAGCATTAGTCATAGAATAGCAGTTACTTAGCCCACCTAATTGCAAATTACATAAGTATAAATagattattgttttaaaattcggTATGTATTTGATGGACAAAGAGAATGGGGTAGGTTTTCATTGGTTTGATTTCTATTTGATTTGAAAATATCTTATGTTtcatgtcaataaaaatatattgtcttCAACAATGGTCTTCCTCTGTTCGACATTGAAATTAtattgcaaattttgaaataaatgcatataatcttattaaataattgattggtatttaattagaatttaatataattagtatttatttaaattttgtggaCATTAGTTATTTAGCAATACATTTCTTCCAGCCAGGTACACTTTTACaagaaattgtattttatacatttgacagttataaataatatcttaaatttaagtaagtttttaaaaataaaaatatattaagataaaacttatgtttattaaaataaaatttattaatatttaaaataaagtacatGTATATTTATGATCACAAAATAGGCCAGGTTAAGAATAATCCAACGCCTTATGTAGATGCCTAATTATGGTTGAGAAAGTATCACAAAGTAAggcaattttattgaaattgtagCAAATTTTGTGAATGGGATTTTGACTAAGTACATTTGGTCTCCCACGAGTGAGAGAAAAGATAGATGCCTATACGAAGAACGTGGAAATATACTTGTTGAAACAAGCGGAATCAATTTTAGCCTGTAGACTTTTGTACAGAAATGTTACGGACTAAGAGTTTTGACGTTGAGTTAAAGGAACCATGTTCAGGGTAAACACCTTCCTCCCTAAAGATGAACTATTTGAAAAATCTTCTGTGCACATTCCACTTAACTGCTTGGGGCTTTATAATAGGCAACCATATGATGGAACCGTAATCCAACTAAGCTCTGAGATAAGCATAGTATAACAGCTTGAGTGTAGATATCTgagaaaaatttattcaatttctTAATATGAAACCTAATGGCCACATACTCTTTCCGTGAATGGCGCTATTGCGTATTCGTTTTCACaatatttttgttctattttctcaaGCACATTTCTAATCTTTTGGTCTTGTCTTGTCTTGGTTTTGTCTAAGTCTTGGCTGACGAGTAGGGTAATTCATATTCATTTATAATGTCATATTAAACAAATGTGACAGGAATGAAGTAGCAAATTATCGCCCTGTTACTATTGTGAGCTCTATGTCTAAAGATGAATTTATCTTGGTTGTTCGATTTTATGATGAAGTGAATATACCCAACAACCATATTGAATATACccaaatatcaataataaagtAAGGCATAGACAGATAGTAAATTCTCTCTATAAAGTGTTTATAAGTGTCTCCCATTTACATACTGGGCAGCAATATTTTGAAGTCAAAGGTGCTAAGTCTAAGGTTTATACTGGTACTACTGGGGTTCCTTTAACTCTGAACTTTTAACTGAACAAAAGGATAATCAATTATACCCATAGTAATGGTACACAATTACAAGACTGTAAACATGAAAAAAACTCGGGTGTCATAGTGGACTGTAAACTGGCATTTATAAAAAGCATTATTGATTTGGTTAATAAGGCATATAAAACAATTGGATTATTGTCAGATTCACCAGAGCTTAGCTTTGAATATCATTTAAGACTGGAGGATACATGCTAGAATGTGTGCAATGTAAATTCCAGAAATAcatgtttttcaaaaagcaTGGTTATTACCCAAATCAATGATAAAACCACCTTTTATTATTACAGGAATTTAATAGGATTTCTTTCAAGAAATTACACTAAAATTTGTCTAGTATATATGTataagattttaatgaataaaacaaattttccagCAATACTTTCAATGCTTCCATGCTATGTCAGTACTGGCAGCACTAGACAAAGAAAGACTTTTAACTTGGATTTTCCAACCATTTTTAAGGGTTCACCAATCAAATAATGGATCTTTTGGCTGTTGAtgcattgaaaaaaataaaggataatCTTAATAGTGGTTAAGTAGTctgtagaaaataattaatattttaaatgatattaatttaaaaacaaaattactccAATGATTATGACCTTATGACCATCAAAtctttatttctatataaacctttcatttaattttttttttgatctgcAGTACTTTGGAGCTGTGAGCTTCGGATTTCAGTTTTTTGTGTATCATTtcgattattattaatataagctacctaaaatataaagtttttagttttttttttttaatgtttatctgTTTTGTATAATTGAATCGTGAATTTCGAAAAGGACTCAACTCggatttttatcaaatttgacTTTTCCGCAAATTTTTCAGGTTCAATAGTAGGCCAACATTTTATGAAGGAAAAGGGCTCATATGTGATTTTGTTCTTACAAATACGAACTCgtggttttaaaacaaaaattctcgCTGAGATGAGTCCTTTTCGTAATGCATTGCGACGCGTTTAGTAAATGAAGCGAACCAAAAAGgggatttcttatttttataagacGTGAATTTTATTGGAGTATAGGCATCGTAAAGTTTGCTTGTTTCAGTCGCTTTACGACAGTTGCTTGGTGTACGTCAAGTTTGTCATTTGAATTAAAGTAAACAATCACATATTTTGGGTACTGTTTTGTTCAACGTTACtagtttttttctaaacaatGAGTGAGTCTAGTAGTTCGGACCAGGCAGATACAGGAGTAGAGAAAAAGAAGCGAGGAGTAAGAAATAGtgaaatgtataaaaatgtaattatcaaaaaagccAAAGTTAAGGGACTTGCACACACAAACCACGAGGGTAAAAATATTCCTTGTAGGAAATCTGGGCCTAGTTGTAGGTAAGTGTATACCTATGTTctattacataattaaaaaataataggagATGTGGATagaggtaaataaataatcttatttatttagtaggtagatattatattcaatatataatatatacaaaaatggttttgtgaaaaaatagttttatatttgtAGGTGCATTCGAAAATGTTTCGATCTTTCCGAAGATGCCAAAAAAGCAATATTGAATCGCATAAATGGTTTTAATACCAAAGATGAACAGGACATATATATTCAAGGATTGATGGAGGCGTTCCCTGTGAAGGATACTTCTAAACGTGAAGAAGATAAAATTAGTAAGCCAAAGAGTTACtcttataagtattttatcgaAGCAGATGGAAATAGAAAAGAAGTATGTAAAGTAGCCTTTCTAAACTTGCATGGTGTTACCGACAATAGAATAAAGAGAATTCGACTACtaaaaattgcatataaaaGCCCCCACGATATGGGTCTAGAAGCAATGTAATGTAATGCCCGCAGAAACATGTGCTTTAAGTCACAACTTTATCGAGTCAGTTCCTGTTAAAGAAATTCGCTATTAAAataacattgtaaaaaaatacttatcatCTGTTTTAAATGTGACAATATTGCATGAGAGATTTTCGGCAAAATATCCAGAAAGCAAACtaaattatcagttttttagGAATTATTTCAATGTAAATTTTGACTTGGCATTTGGTAGGCCACAAATTGATGTGTGCTCAAAATGTGAAGAAATTAGCATTAAGCTGAAGAATCCCCATTTAAACGATAATGCCAAGAGGGTCGCCAGTGCGGAGCTAATCATACATAAGCGTCGGGCAtagaagttttttaataaagccaAAGCTATTACAGAAAAATTTAACGAGAACGGCAGTACCATTTTCGGATTGTCTTTCGATTATATGCAGAATCTACCACTGCCAGTACTTCCAGTCCAAGAAGTGTTCTATTACCGCCAACTTTGGGTATACGAATTCTGTACATAATATGAAAACGGGGAAGGCAACTTTGTATTCCTATGACGAGGGCCAGGCGTTGAAGGGACCAAACGAAGTAGCTTcgtttttaaatgactttataTGTGAAAATGTTCCTGAAAATATTACAGAATTACATTTATTCTGCGACGGATGTcctgggcaaaataaaaataataccataataaaatatcttatcgCTTTGTCACTTActcgaaatttaaaagtttttctttattttccccAAAGAGGTCATTCCTTTAATGACTGTGATAGAGATTTTGCAACCATAAAGCGTACGATTAGAAGAGAAGATCGTTTATTTACTCACGAGCAGTATACGAATTTAATACTCAATAGCACTAAAACAGACAAATTTTGTGTAAAAACGATAACTTATACCGATATCATTGATTTCAAGGCATGGTGCAAAGTACACTTTAAAGCAAAACCATTATCAGAAAGATGCTATGGAAAAAAAGTTGCTAAAGAAAACAAAGTATCTTTTCAAGTTTCAACTTTTTATGAATTTGACTTTAATCCAGAAAAGCCTGGAGAAGTTTTATGCCGCCCCTTCATTGACAGCGAAATTAATACTGAAACTTTTAGCCTTTGAAAAACTAAAGGTATTTGTGCTAATCTTCCTACTGTTGAAGACTTTCCATGCTACTCCTCAAAACTGccaataaataacttaaaaatgactGACTTGAAAAAGTTGAGGCAGTATATACCTGCAGAATATGAAGACTTGTATTTTACTATAGTATTTTGAGCTGGCCGACTACTGACAGAGAAGCAGGAGCTGAATGTGAATATtaggaaaattcatattttcataGTTCAAATCTGCCAGAAGCAATTCAGTTTTTAGCTTTTCCTGGAAAATTACGTTTTTGCGAGATAAGCCCTTTTCGAAATTCAAGATTCAATTACAATCTTGATCTGTCgatcataataaaaaaaggtatattaGGAATAAGGTTATCACAGGATTTTAtctgagtaattttttaaactgaCTGATTTTTAAAACTGACTTAGAAGGtttttaattgtatattattacttataatgtatatgatatatattcttaatttaatagagtaattaaatcttttctagatttaattactttttactGTATTACTCTATTATCTTTTaaaccatatatatatatacagggtgtttcctaactacggtacgaaactatgcagaatgaatcgttaggtcgttttatgaacaaaagttcctatgaacgtatgtcgggagttgcctTGTTTCAGAGATACAGGGCGATAAAGGTTCAAAAAAagaacggtattttaaaaatactataactatccttgaaccgatttggttgaaatttggtgcagttatttgaagttataagacgcttatttacctgtaactagattgaaattattaggtccagtggcgtgtcagtgggcaccacatgcttattgttgagaaaaaaacaaggccaaaaattgttttgcagctttttatttatttttgtatttaagcacctaaaaatacaactttttcgtatcttatattatcttcatatctggctttgtttttgaaaaaaaaaattaaagtatctttaactcattctaaaaattatccatggacgccaacatgaaataaaaaccaattaattcgataaacaatttcgatcttaaagtacatgagcaaaatgtccaccctccaatgcacgactttttggtctcttgtgtcttgtttactaaattaattggtttttatttcatgttgtcgtccatagattatttttagaatgagttaaagatactttcaattttttttctcaaaaataaagccagatatgaagataataagataagatacgaaaaagttgtatttttagttgcttaaatacaaaaataaataaaaagctgcaaagcaattaattattggccttgtttttttcttaacaataagcatgtggtgcccactgacacgccactggacctaataatttcaatctagttacagctaaataagcatcttataacttcaaataactgcatcaaatttcaaccaaatcggtttaaggatagttatagtatttttaaaataccattatttttttgaaccttcatcgccctgtatctcagaaacaaagcaactcccgacatatgttcataggaactttttttcataaaaccacctaacgattcaccctgtatagtttcgtaccatAGTTAGTAAACACCagaatttgtgttttatttatcttaaagtTATAAGCATGACATGATGTTGGATCAGTTTAATGTGCACTCCCTGGAAACAATAAAAAGTCATGTTTTATGTATCTTCAAGTCGAAAAAGCTCAAGTTTTTTTGCTACTATTTTACTAACTTAGAATCAATAATTTGCTATTAATACtaagaataaatgaaaaaaataaaactacttgCTCACCTCCATTGATTGGAATACAAAAGTAATGTTGATTACCAAAAGTAACAACCTTTACATCATCGGAGTTCAATTCTGTAGATTCATTGTAGGACGATTGCTGTGGTAATAAGACTGACTCAACTGACTGGGATTCCTCATTGATTTCATTAAAAGTCAAGTAAAGCACCCCATCCTGGAGTCCATCCTCTTCAACAGGGATTTTCAAGTTAtcattattttgttgaaaatcCAAATATTCTTCTTTAAAGAATGTGATGACGGGCACATCGGCATCATCctctaaaaaattgaataatttcttaaatttgtaataattggGGTGAGTTTCGTCGAATAATTGAGAAAAAGGTAAACATAAACAAGCCGGGATCAAGAAATTtgacaattaaaaagaaatatattaaagtaGGGAAATTACCCATGATGATTAGAAAAAGGTTTGACAGGTCcggttaaaaaaaatcaatatggcAGATTAGTAGTTATTCTGAATGACACTTGACAGAAGTGACCGCGGCGTTGTCAAGGCTATGAATTTATTGTTGATCTAgggattttttaatatttagtcaTAGTTCTGTTTgtcgttatttattattgtttatttatttatttcagtttttaggaTACAAACAGATTGACACTATCCAAAAGTATTCTGATATTACACCTTTtgcttaatataatataatctaattcaaatattaaatgttacaaaaaaacacacaaacaaCCTCAAACCAATCCATGAAACttatatattcatttaaaattattttttaataactgcaAATTCTTTGGAAAAATGCCTAAATTATAGTGAGCAAAATGCAAGTTGGCAGCTTTATTCATCGTTAGTAAGAAACCATTCTGATAATAATTGGttctgtaataaaaaatatagaacaaCTCATGATTTCCAAGTTGGCGGAGAGGTATACTAAGACAAACCTTGCTGAGTAGACCTGGAGAATTAGAGAGATTATATATAATCTTGTGCAATCAGTCAAAATATCCGAAATAGTACGCCTCTTTTCTAATTCcaagattttaaaatgtaaacaagcaTCAGAAAAGCTCTCATCTCAATGAGAAAGTCAGTCTTGCAACTAATGAATCTTATCCTTGTATCTAGGACTCCAAATGACCAAGGCAGGCTGGAGTCTACGAAACACGtaatatatgaataatagaGGGTGATTATAGTCTTGTGATTATGAAAGTCAGCAGTTGTTCTTTAATAAGCAAGTTAAAGGACATTTTggaatcaaataataaaacaccCCCTTAGTCCCGTATACGTGAGGCCCTTCCCAAAACACTACCACCAAGCACCAAGTATataattaaattcaatattttgaaatttacggGAGAATAATGGTACAGAGCATTTGTCAAAGTTTAAATATAGTTGATTCTATCACAAAACTGGATTAGGGAGTCAACATTTGTTTGAAACAATTTGCTCTCATAATCAAGCACAGAGTATCGTAGTTAAATGCATGACATCTATCTGCTGGAATGAGTCAAAAGATTCATATGTAAGTTGCGAGTATTCAGTTAAATTTGTGCAGTAAAGTTTTTTACTGCAAAAAACCACACTGCTGCAGCATAATGTCATTTACCACAAAGTTGAAAATATGTGGATAGAgtagtttttcaaaaagtttagaGTAGAAAAGATATGAGAGATCTAAGGAAATgtgaacactttgaaaattcggaaagaGTCAATTTCTgacgaattttttaataaataataaattcctttattgccatcaaaatccttaataaaaagACAAAGCAACGTCAACAAATTTTGACTGGAATTAAAATCTTATGACCTAAGTTAAAAAgatctaaaacattttttttcaaaataaataaaattataaagtaatacgttaaaattaacaaataccccgtataaacacaaaaacttaaaaatctgtaattcataaagatacatttttatttattgaatttaaaagagtagaaccttttttcaataagaaatcGCTTAACActctgtttaaataaattacggcTCTGAATCTGTCGCAGACCCGCCGGTAACATGTGGTATGGCTTTACTGCTCGATAAATTGGGCTTCTTTCAAAGAAAGCTGACCCGTGTGCTCTGTTTCTTGTTATGGTCGTCATGTCTCGTGAGTACCCATTCTGATTTGTTGGAAATAACTGAGGATGCTTCTTAATGAACATCACAAGTGATAAGAAGTATAGTGATGGGGTAGTAAGTACACTGAAACCATCAAAACACTCCTCACATGATGTTCTGGGAGCGAGTCCAAATATGCACCGAATTATTCGTTTTTacgccttaaaaatattttgggcaTCCCTTCCACTACCCCAAAACATGATGCCATAATTCAGCACTgactaaatatttgaaaagtaaaaaatcttaatgGTTTCTATTGATAGTTGATCCCTGTCTACGAATAAGACCACAGAGGCTGCTCAGTTTTGatgttaagtaatttatgtgtttttcgTAAGTAAGACATCCATCCAAGTGTATACCCAAGAATTTAATACTGCTCAAACACTCTATAGACCTTCCATTAAGTTTTACATAGAGTGATGTgtcttttttgaatttagaaaatgtaagcAGGCCagttttttcagtatttaatttaagttttttttcttcacaccattttttcatttgttcaGCTGCTTGAGAGCATTTTATTGAGATCACGTTCTGGGTGGAACCGCTTTCCAGCACCGATGAGTTATCAGCAAACTGATCTCTTCGTTTTTATCAATTTGATTTGCAATAAATTCTATTGTTTTAAAGATTGCTAATTCTGTAGATTTTGATTTCCTAAAACCATGCTGACTCgcaaaaaaaactcttttttgttCTAAGAACTCAACAAGCCTACCGTAGATCGATCTCTCAAAGATCTTCGACACCGACGGAAGTAGTGATACCGGTCTGTATTTCTTGAGGGCTACCCTTTTTAAGTATTGGTactatttttgcctttttaagtTGGTCAGGGAATATGCCTGTTTCAAAACAAcagtttattattacatttaatggCTTTTTGATAAGGCTAGCAactttttttagtaagaaaacagGTACTTCATCCAGTCCTGATGAATATTTATTGGGtaaatgcataataatattgaaCAAGATTTTTTGTTCACTTGTAGGAAACAGGTATAAAGTGTCCGGACATAGCACATCATCCACTATCTGCCCACGAACCTTGTTGCCGGGATCagggtttaatttaaaatgctgaGAGAAAGCCTCCGCAATCCTTTCCGGATCAACTACCAAGTCACCCGATTCTGATTTTAGTTAGATTGGTtgcgattttttaattttatttgattgagAATTTATAATTAACCAAGctgttttattcttattttttgagtttgtaatCCTGCTGTTGTTTACTGACTTCTTATAATTAGCTAAAAACCTGCGGTAATTCTTTCTTTCACTTTTATAATGCTGATAAGCAACTTCTGATTTAGTTCGTTTTGCCCAAATATACAAATcggtaatataatttttgaaccCTTTTATGTCAGAATTGACTTATTGCTGTGAAtgatttttaattcttgaagaaCACAGAGGAAAtgcttgataaaaataatattagaaagtACTTGAAAAAGcatcatatttttaatcaaCTGTCTTGGCATTCTGAACTCCCTCCCATAATTCATTCTGTAGTAAGTTGATAAAATTTGATATGTTTTCAGAAGTAAAAAAACGTCGCTTCGTGTAGGTCCCGTTTGGATGGGTACTCaccgttttaaatttaaatagctgACCATAATGATCCGAGAAACTGGTAGTATAGTTACTGCAGTTTGAATGATTTTTCTGtatatttgtaaatacattATCGATTAGACTACCGTCTTGAATGCCCGGTCTTGTAATGCCCTGCACACGATCATCCAAACCATAACTCAGAAACACATGCCTCAACGAGTCTGCAACCAAGTCAGGAcctgcaaaattaaaattatagtcaCCACAgaattattatatgtatataactcATCCAATAGTTCTTGAATTTTGTGAAGAAAAAGATCAGTGTCACCAGTAGGTGATCTGTATAAGCTGACAacataaaaggtttttttattaacaataaatttggtGACTGAATATTCAAAATGCTTCTCTAATGGTAGTGTTTTGGTTTCCACATTTTCTATCCCCAGTGGTAAGTCCTTCCTGCTGAAAATGGCTGTTCCACCACCACGAAACGTCCTTCTGGAGCTG from Anthonomus grandis grandis chromosome 7, icAntGran1.3, whole genome shotgun sequence includes the following:
- the LOC126738587 gene encoding zinc finger protein 143-like, with the protein product MEDDADVPVITFFKEEYLDFQQNNDNLKIPVEEDGLQDGVLYLTFNEINEESQSVESVLLPQQSSYNESTELNSDDVKVVTFGNQHYFCIPINGGNNDDVLESNQESESLQDIEEISFINDPQNITIENEETLALHTASLNIQPIEMVMVDTLEDAEGQVVANTEFKCLYKGCEKRYATSNHLSIHLRQHVKGKTYACPFEGCGKKFATNYSLTAHGRTHTGEKPYVCLDCGKSFKTSGDLMKHKRTHTGEKPFKCPIEGCDKSFTTSNIRKVHVRSHTGERPYVCDYPNCGKAFAASTNYKNHARIHSGEKPYACNVEGCEKKFTEYSSLYKHQAVHQNSERSFECEYCKAKLKSEHTLNVHRKVKHGILVTMAGIQVLDLESIGLAVKKKGP